The genomic region TCAGTTATGATAGACAagttcaaacaaaaataataaaatacttaatattACTACTAAGTTGAAGggtttgaaacttgaaagacaAATTTTTCTGTATGGATCAAAGAGCtatcttaaaaatttatagtGTAAGGTGTAaggaaatgattttatattaaaaagactccattgactaaattttatagttttacacaaattcacttttattttttgatttaagTGCTTTTATGTTTACTGATGTTTTGATAGGCTCTACATCTTTTGGAATCtgaaatctttatttttatttgatataaatgaatataattaataaaataggaCTACAATGATTTAAACatatattgtaattataatgtgaaaatttatgaatgTTTAAAATCTTTGATATTGCGAGAAAAAATGAATCATATATTAGATaatgatgtaattttttttaaaattcattaatatattttccGACTCAATGTTTAAATAACTAATTCTATCTTATTTATGAAACTTTGTTCATTCACTTTTTATTGATACATATTAACCCTCAATCTATATGGTTATCTACATATAATCGCTTTTAATAATGCTCTTTTCAGAGATAGGATAAGATGATAACTGGTCATGCATACGTATGAATTCAACTTAGCAATGCTATATCTATCttccatataaaaaaaaaaaaaaaactatatctaTCCTACAGCTCATAATTCTGTATAGGAAAATGATGTTATTAATGAACAACTCTAGCCATGTGTTTACATCCTTAGAAAAAAgcagaaaaaaagataaaaattgacAAGTGACGCaatgaaaataaagagaaaaaatgaatatCAATTTAGCATTTTACCGCATATTCAAATCAAACTTTCAACAGTTCAATAAAAGATTTACCTGATTTTTATGTATAACataatttctttcaatttagttatataacataacattatatatcattttattaatatactttttttttctgttttttttatgcagttatatataaaatgaaagagatcaaaataatgtaaaaaataaaataaaatattagatacagttttattaaactttgataaataaaactgtaatttgttttatgcaaaattctcatcagttttaatttatattccTTTTTAATTTCCACAAATATCCTTCAAAGCCAATCCATTGTATACTACAAACGTATTACGTATGCAATCAAATAAAGTATTCTAGAATTccagaaaaaatgaaatgaaatattcTAAAATACTAAAAAGCTTTCCTTTATTACGTAATTcaccaaataaaatatttgaaaaatattcaaCTCTTACAcgtcaaaatattaaaaaaaatctacttaTAAATATGGTCAACAAATAAGTATATAAAATCATCAACCTTacaaattttcatatttcaaaaaaattaatcttcgATCAAACAAACTTAAGATATCCTGATGAACAcctaaaaaacttaaaaaaattcttacttttacaaaacaatattataatttcccacatcataatttttatacaagtgcgacattaaaatttatttattttttactatgatTCATACTATACAAAATTCTTAACTCGacactttaatttctttcatttgaaTACAATGCTATTAATATagaatattcatttttaataagattttttaaaatatttttttatctacaagCTTAAACTagatctttttaaataaaatttaaaaagataaagtcCAATGGATTAACTATTTGTTATTTAAGGATTTTCAGATTTGAACACTAGTCATATTCTCTCCCAAAAAgcaagtaaataataataatttatcaaaaaagtcTAGTTTAATTGAGGATGGGTgagttttgtaaattttttaatatcataatttattcttaataataataattagataaGTGAGGTGGCAATAGTTTGGCGCAAAAATGGAGGTAACCGGAGGATATAGACTGCAGGGGAAGTGAACCAAGACACAAACATAAcacaagaagagagagaaagaaagaatgaatgaataaataatCATGCACTCTctttctattcttcttctttctatcATAACATAACTATGATATCAACaccatataataattaatagcaATAATTTAGTAATACTCTCTTCATTGTCAATTCCATCTTcacttcacttcacttctcTGTTCTGTTGAATATTCAATCATTCGCAAAACGCATACTTTTCTCTTCATTCTCagcttttttctttcatttttaattctcCGTTTTCCAAATCCATGATTGCATCTCGCCGCTGCGAAACCGTTCCGCCACCGTCGATTCCCGATCTCCGGTGACCCGAAAATGCTCCCTTTCGCGCATCCGAATCCCACCATGGGAAGccgcaacaacaacaacaacaacgccacCGCCGAGACGGTTTTCGCCGCCGCCAACGCCATCGTCGCCGCCGAATCCAGAGTCCAACCCACCGACGCGCCGGTGAGTTTCTCTCTcctccttttctctctcttgtttGTGTCTGTGTACGTGCGCCTGATTCCtcgcttttttttccttttcgattttcaaaattcgatGCCGTTTTGGTTACCGAGAAAAGAAAACAACGTGCGAAAGGAGTAGGATCTTGTGTTCTGTGTTTGCTGTTTCGTGTTttgtattttgtgtttttatgtttctctctttttctgttttttttggttaatttttttgttttgttttttttttaaatttccatGATGGTGAAGGTCTGGTCTAGTCTTTTATTATTGGACTATATGGTGGTGGCGTTGAAAGGTTTGAAATTGTGAAtcgctttttctttttctgttttcgtTTTGTTTTGAACATCTCAAACTGTATCGTTTGTGGctttaaaaagtgtaaaaagaaGGGAACTTAGTAGTGTGGATCCTGGggtgtctccctttttttttttttttaatttatgaatttatgtTTCGTAATTAATCAGAGACAAGGGTTTgcaagtgaagaagcaaaaacagccttgaatttttattttttgtttgcatAGTTTTTACTGTTTTCTGCCTTCTGTGTGTGCTATGATTAATTTACCTATCTATCAGAGgtttaatatcattatttttagtaCATAATATTTGTGTTAATTAACTCTTGAGCTATTTAATCTGCAGTTTAGTGTTCTGCAATTCAAGTTAATGTCCTCTTTGTAGTGCATGGTTAAGTGAGATACCATCTTTTGGGAGATAGTTTTGAGTTAACAACTTGACATGATGATGATTTCATAAACTTTCTTTCCTTGCAAATGATGAAAATTTTGGATTAAATTGAGAGCATTGTGCTTTGAGTTCTTCTGGCCTGTTATGTGGTTCTAACTCTAATGCGAATTAAAACTGATGAATTGATGATTATATTATCATGGGGACTGACTTCAGTTATCTACACATACTGTCTACAATCGGTCCGACAAACTGCTATTTTTATCATGTTGCTGACCTTCGATTGTGCTTTTAATAAGCTTTCCAGGTTTTATTATGGCTAGGTGCTTCTGGGTTACTCAAACTTACGTTTCAAAAACATATCAATTCAGTTAATTTGTGAGAATTTGGTCATTGGTCAATGTCTGAAATTGGCGGCgctgtaaaacaaaattgtcctGCCGAGTAGCGACAATGGAATTTAGTTCTCATTGAATGCTATTTGCAAATAGGATGAGTTTGAAAATAGATTGTGGTGGTAATGATTGCTCCGGCAATGCATTTGGGTGATATTGGTGGTTTTTCTCCTTCTGTTAAAGGAAGGAAGTCATGCTTTTCGTGTCGCTATTCAGCAATGATTGTTCTGTCAATGTGATTGGCTGATATTGGCGGTTTTTTCCTCCTTCTGTTGAATGAATGAAATCATGCTTTTTGTGTCGCTATTCGGATTCTTTATATGTCTACTAGTGATGTTTCTTCATGCGATTTTTCCATGtactataaaaaatgttatgcactcatttgaaatttaaatgtttgttgattcttttgatttgattgctgacatatatttttcatatctcTGGTGTAATTAGCTATGTCTGTCAAACAGTTGACAGACATAGAAAACTTagacttttcttcttttctttgcaATGGGTAGGCTGATGAATCAGTCTATATGCTTTAGTAGCACCCTGTCCTCGTTAGTGGCTATTGGAAATTGAAGACTGCTACAAAAGATTTTTTGAAGAAAGTCAATGTGTGTGTATGTTGATTAGCTATCAGAAATTAGATGTGCTTACTATGGAAACTAAAATTCTAATGGATATTCCATATCTGTGtaatatcttttgttttggCCACACCACTCTTTTGTCCTTAAATATTGAACCACGTATAACTTAAACCTGAGAATTGGATAATGTGTAACAAAATTGCCAAAATGATAATAGTCACAGATCACGATATTTGGTGCTAATTTAGAGAAATTCAGCACTATTTTTGGTATATCCTAAAAATTTTCTCTGTAAATGGATTGATATTGCTAGTGACTGTGActaatgttttgattttgttaCAACTTctgatatataaattttttttcactaactGCAGAAAAAACGTTGGGGAGGCTGCTGGAGCCAATATTGGTGTTTTGGATCTCGTAAGAGCAGTAAAAGCAGCAAGCGAATTGGCCATGCCGTCCTTGTTCCAGAACCTGCTGCTCCAACAGGTCCAGCTGCTGCTGCTACTGCAGCTGCACCAAATCCTTCAACCGCCATTGTAATGCCGTTCATTGCCCCTCCATCTTCTCCTGCATCTTTTCTCCAATCTGATCCACCATCTGGTATTCAATCACCACCTGGATTACTTTCACTCTCTGCTCTTGCGGCCAATGCTTACTCTTCTGGTGGTCCTGCAACCATGTTCACCATTGGTCCATATGCCTATGAGACCCAGTTAGTTTCTCCACCTGTATTTTCAGCCTTCACAACTGAACCATCCACTGCTCCATATACTCCCCCACCTGAATCTGTGCAGCAAACGACACCTTCGTCCCCTGACGTTCCATTTGCTCAATTGTTGGCATCTTCACTGGACCGGGCTCGCAAGTGTAATGGGCATCAGAAGTTTCCATTATACAATTATGAATTTCATCCTTATCAACAATATCCTGGAAGCCCAGGTGGCCAGCTCATATCACCCGGATCAGCATTTTCAACTTCTGGCACCTCAACCCCATTCCCTGATAGACCCCCTACTCTTGAATTCCCCAAAGGGGAAACACCAAAGATCTTGGGTGTTGAACACTTCTCCACCCGAAGATGGGGTTCTAGACTGGGATCTGGATCATTGACGCCAGACAGTGCATGGCAAGGTTCAAGACTAGGTTCGGGATCCTTGACTCCTGATGGTGTTGGGCTTGCTTCGCGATTAGGCTCTGGGTGTGTGACACCTGATGGTCTGGGGCAGGAATCCAGGTTAGGTTCTGGCTGTTTGACACCTGACAGTGCTGGGCCAACCAATCAAAACAACATCTCTGTGCAAAACCAGATTTCTAAGGAAGCAACTCTTGCAGATTCAGACAATGGACATCCAAGCAATGCAACATTGGTTGATCACAgagtttcatttgaattaaccGGGGAAGATGTTGCCCGGTGTCTTGCAAATAAAACTGGGGTATTGCTTCGAAACATGTCAGGGTCTTCACAAGGTATACTGACCAAAGACCCTGTTGACAGAGAAAGGGTGCAAATAGACACCAATAGTAGCTGTAACGCGTGTACAGAGAAAACTGACGATAAGCCTGACAATCCTGTAGGAAAAGGAGAGCAATGCCTTCACAAGCAAAATTCTGTAAATTCTTCCAAAGAATTCAATTTTGACAACAGGAAAGGTGATGTTTCTGTTACTACTGGCAGTGGCTATGAGTGGTGGACTAACAGGAAGGTTGCTGGGAAGGAAGGTAGATCAGCCAACAGCTGGGCTTTCTTCCCAATGTTACAGTCAGAAATGAATTGAGGTTTTAGTGTATTGCAACATGACTTAACCTGTATGGTATAAAAGCAAAAAGGATTTTCCATTTCTCTGCAGAACCTTTAGTATACTGAAAtgtatatttgaatatttgaagACCTTATCTTGAATGCTGCTGTTCATCATATACCTTTGAGGAAATTGTAGTAAATTGATGATTGGATAAGACTCAGATGAACCAACAGTTGTTATATTCCTTGAGGACCTAAAGTAGAATGCAAGGGGAGCATAGTGGTAGTAGGTAGGGACCAATAGTgggttatattatatttatataattgtgaAACATTACTTCTTGCATTTCATCCTTTCAAATATACAGAAATAGCAAAGTACAGGTATTTCGTGTTGTGGATTATTGTATCATTTCATAtgcaataatgaaaaaaaattatattatttattctttttatttttattattctactTTTTGGGGGGCAATTGGATTTATAGAAAACCTGTACATTTGATGGGGTCTTAGTTGCATGCCTCTGCAATTGTTGCAAAGGTGGGGTAGTTTCAAAAATGCATGTGGTGCACATAGGTGGGTTCCCTATACAGCTATATGTTTCTACATGTTTACCTGTAGTTGTGCCTTCTAATTAATGCAATGCTTCAATGGGGGAGCTGCACTTCAGCTACCACAAACTTCGTACTCATCTGCCACTAACTGAGGCATGGTCCCCTTGCATGAATGTGCAGCAGCAGTTCAAAGGCTGCAACCAAGTCGTTCTGGCTCATCATATGCTGGCTGGTTCAGTTTGATTCCTCATTTCAGTTTTCAAcccaaaggaaaaataataataaaaatggaaaagaaagaaagaaaagtgatttgattttttcatATCAGATGGTGGCAGAAGTGTATGTTTGTCATATGAGGGGGGACCCTTATAGTGCCATGCACTATGTTGTGTAGTGTTTGTCTTAGTTGTTTCTTCTTGTCTTGTTGTCTTGCTAAGTCCACCGATTAGTTCCCCCATTGGACAAAATGTTTCGCTTTCGGGTCCAACCCCCTTCAATCATAGGTGGGTGCCTTGCTTCATTCAACCACCTGCAGGATCAATTTTTTCTCTTGATCTTGTCCATAAAGGCAAAAGCTTTGTGGATTCACAAGGCATTGGATATAACCTCTAGTGGCAGTTAAAAACTAGTTAGATCATATGCAGTAGTATGTTTCTCAACTGAAAAATAGTGTTGCCATAACCTATTTTTAACCTTTGCCTAGATTACAGTACCTTTTGACACCTTTGCAAAATACCCTTTTGAAAATACacataattgaataattttttagtaatataattataataaaataaataagtaattaacttGTATTTAGTAggttggaaataaattgaaTACTCGCTTCAAATAATTATGTGTACATAAGTACTTATAGGGTTAACgtgtttttagtttcaattttttaaaaaacaaaattggttttagtttttgattttAAAACATCGGTTTCAATCTCTACTTTTTGAAATAACCAAactttgataataataataataataaaaataaaactttggatattttagaaaataaaagtacataaattattggttttaaaatttgaaattttttagaaaCTAACAATAGCATTAACTCTTATTTATATTACAAATTTGTTGaggttgaagtttttttttttccatgaaaTTTCTTTATTCAAATTTACACAATTCTTTTTAAGGATAGGTTTGgttgacaataaaaaaaatgaaatttagaaggaattaaaaaaaagagaaagaggtgTGAAATCAGTGAAATTTCTCCTCAATTCATCTCCTTCCCTTCTTAGCAACCAAACCTACCCTAAGTGTTGTGGTGCTTCCATTCACCTGATCTTCTCCTAACAATTACAACTTTGGTTTTTCATCTGGGTTGCTCCAAACTCAATTTTGTGACATGTTTGATTAAACTCTAAGGAGGTGTGGGATCCACACTTTGAGTGAAAATTTTCCCTCAATTCATCTCTTTTCCTTCTTAGCCACCAAACCTATGGTGCTTTCATTCACCTGATTCATGATCTACTACTAACAATTACAGCTACGTTTGGTTTTTCACTTGGGGTGCTCCAAACTCAGTTTGGAGAGTAAACTCAATTTTATGACATATTTGATTATCCTGAAAAGTGCGTCAgcacattaaaattttatttgaaaacttatttttcTAGAAGCAAAACTTGGGTTGCTTTTACAAACTCAATTTACAATCTTAATTTTAATCCAAACACGCCCTACGTTATTTacataatttgtaattataattaagatattCAGTTGCTCTAAGGTGGGGTTTAATATGATTGTTGAACCTGAATCTGGAATtgcaactatttatttatttgtcattCTCTTATCTCATTCTTTCGGACTTTTCCTTCTCTATTCGTGGGTGGGCCTTGCTGGTTCCGTTCACATCACAATACTTTGATAGGACTGTTAATTTGGGCCGGTCCATTTTGGTCAAGTAAGATAACAGATCAGGGTATATGAAATTAggcaaaattgatatttttgaaaactagttttttctttttcacaccccaccttttttttttacttttcaaacattagtttctgaaaaaaaaaagaggattcAAAGAGAAAAGGGTGCGAAAAGAAGTTCCTCAAACTCTGTTGATTCATCCATAGACTTAggttttagttgtttaaaagtTGGATTTCTTTTTACGAATTTTAAtacataaaatgaaaagaaaaaaatcataccattgaaaataaaagtattttaaaacacTTTTGATTAAACCAAGTGATTAAACATAagtaattaatatgttaaagtTAAGGTAGAATGTTCAGACAGTATCTAAATTTGATCTTTGGTGGAACCAATTATTGATCAAGCTTTACTTATTTCctgattaaattttaaattagttagaATTTCTTTTCCCTAATGAATAGGAGAGTTAAAGACAAGACAGAAAAACTCTCAATTGAAATTCAAACATACATCTATAGTTGTttgtttttctcctttttggaaCAGTCTTTGTGCATTAGATCTTGACCcttattagtttaaaaaatgaaagttaagattaattttgtCTTTTCAACTAAGAATAATTTTGTGGTTTGCATTTAAGTTAGgtgcaattattattattaattttaattaaattcaaataagatCGTTTTTATTCATAGAAATCGAATATAATACAAGAAAATTTACAATATTCATGCAATGGGCTTAATCAAGTTAACTAGACTCTCTTGATAAACAAGACCAACTCTACACTGTTTTAGGACCGGGGTAGAGGGATGTTGTTCCAAACTTCAAGGGTGAGGATGGAGAAGGAAGATGGTTTATGTTAAAAGAAATGGCGTAAAGGAAAAGCAGTGTTCCAAACTGGTGTTGTCAAAGCTAAAAGGCAAGTTGCACCCAAATTATGTAGGTACAAAATACACGCAAATagtagtattattattttttggtccTTCCTAGTATCTATCCTCATAATGAGTGTGAGACTCATTGCATTGGAAGTAATGCCTTTCCTAACAATGTGTTATTGCTTGATGAAAAATTCGTATTGGAGAAGTTCTTCAATTTAATGCCTCTAGTTTGTTTATCACTCCATATGTTGATTTATTCTAATGGAGAGAGAATATGATTGAGAAAGGGTAAGACGCGTATAAACTCTTGTGGCGAAAACCAAAGAGAGACTAAACGGAATATTTATGTGTTTAGACAGATTAGGAGAATAGATTGAGTTGATCTATACGCAACAACATAATTGAGagatagaaaaatatttcaaaattattatttcccCCCAGTAATTGCAACATTTCCACAATTTAGTTGTAGTATTAAGTCATGCGGTTTAAAGgtttaacaatattttaacatataattatcaaaatgtttaaaatattactatttttaaaatgttgctAATTAATTCACTAATTATTTGCAACTTCTAAAAAgattctttattattttgttacagGCGAAAAATGTTGTTAAGTTACTTTTTTGTGACCTTTGAATATATAGTTGTTTCTTCTAATGTTTTTAAGACGAATCAAAACACTCCAAATCAAGAAACTCTTACATGGACATCTAGCTAGAAAGATTTCAAACTGTACAAGTTATTTTCCAAAAGTAGGAATTCTATCAGCCGCACAAAGAAAATGTTACGTACGAAGGATATTATGTActttagtattttattatagGCAAAATTACACTTTTGGTCCCTTAGTTTATCTCTAATTTCGGAGATTTGGTCcccttaaaatttaattcacaaatttggtcctccagttttataaatccctgcAAAATTGGTCCTGAAAGCCCGATTTGGACGTTGACCATTAACTTCAGACGTTGACTGCCGTGTGTCAATGTCACGTGTGACTTCCAGGTGTCAATGCCATGTGTCAACATCTGAGTGATTTCCTATAAATacttcattttttgtaggtaaaattgtatttttggtcccccagttttacttcaatttcgattttggtccccttataatttaattcacacatttggTCCCCCAATTTTATAAATCCTTTTATAAATTCAGTCAAATTTCATTACTGGAGaagttgtatttcaaatttcaaacaaaaataccatTGTCATACATAGGCCACTTAAACAGTCGTATACACATAATATTGcatgaaggagaaaaaaaaaagagagggttaTTACATAATCTGTTAAAGTAAGAGATCTGAAAATTTCAAACCCAGGTTGGGATTCATGCACCACTTTCCCAAGTTGAACAACCACAGAAGTGGGAGAGAGACAAAGAGTGGTTTTTCTCTGGGTTCCAAGTGAGTGAAAAACTTGCCATGAAAAAGAAGTGTAAGATTTATCAAGACCTACCATGTCTCTAGCACCAGTGGCTAAACCATTTAAAAGACCAATTTTGCAAGAACAATTTATAGAGAGATTTATAAAACCGGGGAccaaatgtgtgaattaaactataggggaaccaaaattaaaattggagtaaaactgggagaccaaaagtgtaattttacctaaaaaaataaaacctttaCAGGGAACCACTCAGACGTTGACACATGACATTGACACGTGGCAGTCAACGTCTAAGATTAACGATTAACGTTTAAATCGAACTTTCAAGACCAATTTTgcagaaatttataaaattgagaATTAAATTTGTGAGTTAAATTATAGGAGGATCAAATCCGTAATTAGAGATAAAGTAAGAGaccaattttacaattttaccttttattatatatgacaaTATAGTTAGTGGCATAAGAAACTGTACTGTACTGTAATTTGAATAGTATTATCCACAACTACCATCTGCAAGCTCATAAACAGAACCTTTCGTATGGATATTTAATAGAGCTAGCTTTCACCTATATGAGGAATATATCAATGTTGGTTCATCAATTTCCTTGTGGcaataatttaacattaatttaatcTACAGTCAAAGTTGGTTATCCAAAGTCTATTATCCTTGTAACTTTATTAAAACCAACAATAGGCCCCTCCCTAGCTAGagcctaaattttttttcttctttaattagTTTCTCTTCATACTAATGTTATATCCTTACCTTGATCAACCTTCACCAGCACATTGACTAAGAGTAATatcatttcatttaattaataaaatcatatatgaaTATACAAGGTGTTGAATTCATCCCAATTCCTATAGATCTGTACTTCTAGCAAGGCAATGGGTCTGAATGAGTCATAGACTCAGTAGAAATGTACTGAAAGTCAAAGGTGTGTGGTTGCCGATTGTACTGAAAGTTGAAAAGTATAATTTCTATTGGTAATTTTTACCGGCTagaaatgtaaaagaaattgaggGAATACAAGTAAAATAGAGCTAAAAAAAAGACTCGTTGATATGATAAATATTAGAgaagagagaaattaaaaaaattgtggctTCACACTTAAACATTTTTACTCTTAGATGTAATTAAATAGACTGAAAATTGCATagcatatatgtttttttaggtGAAGTTATAAAGTTGATTTTGTGACTAagggagaaaaaagagaaaaaaatcatgtatttaatttctctcgttaa from Glycine soja cultivar W05 chromosome 16, ASM419377v2, whole genome shotgun sequence harbors:
- the LOC114390525 gene encoding uncharacterized protein LOC114390525, yielding MLPFAHPNPTMGSRNNNNNNATAETVFAAANAIVAAESRVQPTDAPKKRWGGCWSQYWCFGSRKSSKSSKRIGHAVLVPEPAAPTGPAAAATAAAPNPSTAIVMPFIAPPSSPASFLQSDPPSGIQSPPGLLSLSALAANAYSSGGPATMFTIGPYAYETQLVSPPVFSAFTTEPSTAPYTPPPESVQQTTPSSPDVPFAQLLASSLDRARKCNGHQKFPLYNYEFHPYQQYPGSPGGQLISPGSAFSTSGTSTPFPDRPPTLEFPKGETPKILGVEHFSTRRWGSRLGSGSLTPDSAWQGSRLGSGSLTPDGVGLASRLGSGCVTPDGLGQESRLGSGCLTPDSAGPTNQNNISVQNQISKEATLADSDNGHPSNATLVDHRVSFELTGEDVARCLANKTGVLLRNMSGSSQGILTKDPVDRERVQIDTNSSCNACTEKTDDKPDNPVGKGEQCLHKQNSVNSSKEFNFDNRKGDVSVTTGSGYEWWTNRKVAGKEGRSANSWAFFPMLQSEMN